The window agggtttagggtttagggtttggtgttttgggtttatggaataaacctaaaacaccaaaccctaaaccctaaaccctaaatcgggctaaattttacttcacaaaacatgaaaaaaaaacgttcatattcttcacgaacaatattatcttgaatgttatttttgtcgatcgttttcccgcctaaataataacattcatcacgaagcgtctcttctaaatgttcatattttcgtgtgatcttgatgccgggaaaaaaaaattccaaaaaaaacgaaaaaaaaaataaaaaattttgcttccccccgattggttacttccccattgagtaCTCACAATAGGTCCGTTTTTCAAAGCATGTTCCTTCGCAAACTTGCAAGCTTGTTTGACAGCAAAGGCATCCATACCATCAACCTGTAGACAGATATGAATTACGATCATTAGCAAGAAGTATAGAAACAACGCAAACAACAGAAAGTATCAGAATGTTCAGTTGAAATTGGGTACCAAACTAACAACATATCTTATAAATCAGATCAACGAAGAAAATTGTTTCATAACAAGTGACATAATTTATATCATGTAAACACATACGAGTGACACTCACCTTCAATCCAGGAACATAGTCCCCTCGCTTGTAGTAAGCGGGACTCTTTGCAGCTCTCCATTCTGCTGTACCCATACCATCTGCAAACCAACCCAAGAAACTTCAATTCGTATGATGTGAAAGAAACGCATACCCAAAAGGTAAATGAACAACCACAATACAAACGAAGTATACTCATATAATTGTTTCCCGAATGCCACTCCTATGCATACTTAAAGCATAATTTTATCTTAGTTTAACCAGTTGCTTCCTAATTACAACAACTGCCAATTTTAAAATCAAGAAACTTCAATTCCCAATTTCTTACACCCAAACTTAAACCAATAACTTCAAACATAATTCACCAAAACCTTCAGTTAACATAATCCCATGAATTTCCGAGCCAACAACTCCATACTAACAAGCAAACAAAAAGATAAACAACACCTAATGGAACTCATCCAATCATACCTTAACACATACACAAACAAACACATACAAATTTCACTGATTCCCATATTTTTTAAACTTATTAGTAGTGTTACCATGTCTACAATCCAACCTCAAAACAATCAAATACATCCACGTGTTAAAGATCATCCACTATATAAACCTAAACTCAAACACAAACACAAAAAATCATAAACAAAAAATACAAAAAAGAAAACCTTACAGTGATTATTCTCACAGACCAAAATAGCAGGCAAGTCCCAAAGAGCAGCCATATTAAGAGCTTCAAACAACTGCCCTTGATTAGCAGCACCATCACCATACATAGCAAAAGTAACATGATCTTCCTTCCTATACTTCTGAGCAAACGCTAAACCACAACCTAATGGCACCTGAGCACCTACAATACCATGACCACCAAAGAAACAAGCATCCTTCTTATAAAAATGCATTGAACCACCTTTTCCATTAGAACAACCATCTTGTCTTCCCATTAACTCTGCAAAACTCTGCAATAAATTGCCACCGCGCCCTAAATAGATACAATGATCACGATACGCAGTGATTATACAGTCCTTCTTTGTAATTGCAGCTTCCATACCTATACATACAGCTTCCTGTCCATCATACAGATGACAAAACCCTCGGATTAGTTTCGATTTGTATAGCGAATCGGCGGCTATCTCCATACGACGCATAAGTGCCATGTCCGTGAAGAATTTCATTAATTCGGTAGGTGTAGTGTCGACGGATCGCGACGGTGGTTCGCAGTTATGGCCGGTGAATGGAACGCTGGTTTCGACGGTGATTGTGGTGGTGTCGTCGGTGGAGAAGTGACGACGGCTGTTGAGGAAAGAGGTTGTGGATGCGGCGGTGGTGAACGGTTTGAGAAGATCGGAGCTCCGGCGAACGAGAGACATGATGGTAGTCGGAGGGTTTCGAGTGATGGATGGATCGAAATGTTAGGTTTTGGTGAAAGGGTAGGAGTGGAGAACATAAAACGAACAAAATGACGCTTCAGAATAAATAAATTAGAGTATTTTTTTTGTTTAAATTATTGGAAAAATATCACCGTTGGTCCCCAAACTTTGTACCATAAATCATGATAGGACCTAAACTTTAATTTCATCACGTTTGGTCCCAAGTTTTCCAATCTAATCATATTTGGTCCCAACAGTTAACATCGTTAGTTTCTCCATTGTTACCTCATTCACGTGATTGGCACACTAGGGGCATATTCGTCTTTACGTTTTAACCAAGGTTTTCCCTAATTTTTGGGTTTATAAAACAAATATGGACCCGTTAATTAACCCGATCAAAATACGTGTTACCACCCGTTGTGTAAAAACCCTAATCTCTAAATTAATTCCAATTCGTTCCCAATTGAAACTATCTGAATCTATGGAATTTTGTTGGTGTGGTCGTAAATAGGGATTCGAACATCATGAATATCACGAAATCCAGGGCGTCGTTACTATGCTTGTTCGATTTAATTGAAATTCAGCatttattttcttttaaattcgtTCGGTATGCTTGTACGATTCAGTTCATTGTTTGATTTGTGTTTCTTGTTGTAAAGTGGTCTAGTTACATATTTTTAGCTTGGTTAGACGTGTGCACGTTCGGTCAACATAATTTCATGGTTGTTGAAGGCAAAGAATGAACAAGAGACGAAATCAAGGAGACTGCAGTGGCTATTAGTTTTAAGTTGGGTCGTTTTTGCTACTTATGTAATGATGTACTAGAATTAATTTGGTTATTTAGTTATGTTTTGGTACTCTCCTTTTAAGTTTAATGTAATGCAGTGCTTTGTAGTTTAACTTCAATGAATGGAATACATTTTGATCCAGTTTGAGATAATATCTTGTCATTGTTAATTGTAATGTTATAAGTAGTAAAAACTCTCCTTTTAAGTTTGTTAATTGTGTTTGCTAATTGCAGTCAAAACTCAAGATCATAAGCAGTCAAAATCAATGATCATAAACAGTCAATTATGGGTTCAAAAACTGACTGTTTATGTAGTTTGCAGTCAAAACTCAAGAATAACCTGAATTGAACTAAGGGTCTATATTTTGCACCTAGATTGCTTTGAAAAAGGCACATAGAACGAACAAGGCCCAAGGTTCTTCTGTGCATTATTTGTCTATTTCAGTAGAGTAATTCATTAGGCCTAAGGTGGTTTAATATTAAGATACTGTGACATAGAATGTGACTTGCACTTGCTCACAATTTTTGGTTTCTAAACATCCAAGCTATTGTGTCTATATTTGCAGTTAAGACTCAAGATCATAGAAACTAATACGTAGTCAATCATGGGTACAAAAACATTCAATTATTGAGTCAAATATGCAACCAAAAATGCAAAATAGTAagaaatgttataataataataataatatagatatggatagtcaattttggtgtatacatatagtcaattttggtacacaaagtatgtatttttatattgagattttaggctataaatactcatgaatgcaagcattaaacttgcaccatttctcacacttacaaagtgtttctttctttctctccattatcatctttgttcttacacttcattattagtattctaaatcaagaatcaaatcactaaaggtagttataagcctactgaattataacatcaagaatcaaaccactaaaggtagttataagcctactgaattataacatcaagaatcaaaccactaaaggtagttataagcctactgaattataacacgttatcagcacgataatcttaatactaaatatggttggctctgccaccaaaatgatatatggtcggttataccaccaaaatgatatatggtcggttataccaccaaaatgatatatggtcggttataccaccagaatgatataggtcggttataccacctgaaaaaatatatggtcgacactgtcgccaaattttcatttatgtttactaatatttatatttttgttatataacatttatttatgattgcttacacatggtcgacactgtcacctacttatcatttatgttatattaaatttatgtttaatgtttatatacttatgaatataaattgactctaatttatcatgatgtttgttttaatttttgataatagaaaatgtcgaatctggaaaagcttaaatttactcctttagaatcaactggaaacaactacatgccatgggttataaaagtaaaaatgcatcttaaatcaatgggcattcttgaaaccataaatgaaaacaacacttgttctgaaaaagaacaagctacggcatgttgctttattcatcaacatattgatgaatgcttacaaaataattatgtgactgtagaagatccccatgttttatgggaaggtctcaaaagcagattcaataatcaaagagaaattttacttccagctgcaatggaacaatggagaacattaaggttccaagactttaagaaagtaaatgaatacagctcagctctgtataatacatgttcacaacttaaattctgtggacatgaaattagtgatgcagacatgatggagaaaactttctccacaatgaatgctgcaaacatcacagtgcaaagaaatttgagaatgctaaagttcaaaacatatcctgaacttaattcatatctcttagttgcagagcaaaatgatgagctattaatgaaaaatcagcaatcccgtcctactggtacacttgcaatccctgaagcaaatactgcaaataattataaacagggacaaggacgcgggcaaggtcgtggttataataaccatcaccatcatcatgccaaaagccataactatggtagaaaccatccttatggtaatggtaatgggcgtggacgtggtcgtggccgtggtggtcaaagaaatagtaatccacgaaaatataaatatcaaccacaaaacaagcccattaaacaagatgttgaagaaaattcttctaaaaattctgaagaatcttgctacagatgtggtagaatgggccactgggctaatacttgccgaacatctaaacatcttgttaagatgtatcaggattcgctgaaaggtaaagaaaaggaagtaaattttgtggataatattgatccaacagtcactgagaaaccatctgatttatatgaagatttcttgaatgtttaagttgtgtgtcttttgaaaaataaacgatttaatatcgtctgtctttgtcattatgtttgctaaatgtttcagtactatctatttgcgtttaaaatattgtgtaatattaatgtactcactatttatttcttatatatgaagttcaatatgaattttgctggaatacaacatcaatcaagtggtggagatctctgtatagcagacagtggaactacacacactatacttaaatccgagaaatattttattgatctaaaaccaacggaaggaactatacatacaatatcaggacctgctaacttgataaaagggataggaaaggcaaatttcatactaccaaatggtacaaaatttttaataaatgatgccttattttctcccaagtcaagcagaaatttattgagtttctccgacatataccttaacgggtatgattatcagtcagtgacaacagaaaatgagaaatatttaagtatcactgacaagagtcatgtggttgaaaaactgccaagacttagttctggattacattatacacatataaatgtaccagaaatacatatggtagttaacgaaaaatatattgatcctggtgtattcagtttatggcataacagattaggccatccaggatcaacaatgatgaaaaggattattgaatgtactcatggacatccactaaaggatagaaaaatccatcatgatacaatggttccatgtacatcttgctctcttggaaaattgataactagaccctcaccacttaaggttgagaaagaatcaccaatgtttcttgaaagaattcaaggtgatatatgtggaccaattcatccaccatgtggaccatttagatatttcatggttctaatagacgcatctagcagatggtctcatgtttgtctgttatcaagccgtaatgtggcatttgcaaaatttcttgcccaaattattaaattgagagctcattttcctgattacaccattaaaagggtgagacttgataatgctggtgaatttacatctcaagcatttaatgactattgcatgtctataggaattgttgttgaacattctgttgctcatgtgcatacacaaaatggtttagccgagtcattgattaaacgtttacagttaatcgctagaccattgataatgagaacaaaactccctgtatctatatggggtcatgcaattttacatgctgctgcattgattcgcatcagaccaagtgcaagtcataaatattcccccctacaacttgcttttggtcaagagccaaatatttcccatcttagaacatttggttgtgcagtgtatgttccaattgcgacaccacaacgtacaaaaatgggtcctcaaaggaggttgggaatatatgttggatatgaaacatcttcaatattaaggtatattgaacctatgacaggtgacgtttttacagcacgttttgctgattgtcattttaatgaaacattgttccctagattagggggagaaatgaaaaataaagaaaatgatgtttcatggtgtgaacctcaattaaagtatcttgatcctcgcacaaaagaatgcgagacagaagttcaaaagataatgcatatacaagaacttgcaaatcaattgcctgatgcatttacagatacaaaaacggtgacaaaatcatatataccagcagtaaatactccagctcgaattgaaattccaaaagctggcaataacgtcactcatgaatctttgccacgtcagaaacgtggaagaccaatcggttcaaaggataaaaatcctcgaaaaagaaaatcagctgataatgaagtaaaagaaagtgttcaagaagaaccacaaatcagtactcctactgcagaggagattgatgatgtcaatacagaaattgcaatcaattatgcatattcaaaaatattatgaaaccgaaatgaaatgaaaaatcttgatgagaaattttcatttaatgttgcatatgacatcatgaataatgatgatgatccagaaccaacatctatggttgaatgtcaaaatagacatgattgggctcaatggaaagaagcaatacgagctgaattagaatcactcaataaaagaaaagttttcggatccatcattctcactcctaaagatgtgaaacctgtaggatacagatggatttttgtccgaaaaagaaatgagaaaaatgaagttacaaggtataaagctagacttgtagctcaaggtttttctcaaagaccgggaattgattatgaagaaacttattctcctgttatggatgcaattacttttaggtacttaatcagtctggcagtttctaaaaatttagaaatgcatctcatggatgttgtgactgcttatctatatggatcacttgatagtgatatatatatgaagatacctgaaggatttaaggtaccagaagcatcaaatgcaaaacccaaagaaatgtattcgattaaattacaaagatctttatatgggttaaaacaatcgggacgtatgtggtataaccgattaagtgattacttgataagcaaagggtatacaaataaccttacttgcccttgtgttttcattaagaaaacaacatccggatatgtgatcatagctgtttatgttgatgatcttaacatcataggtacaaataaagagatccatgaagccattcaacttctaaagaaagaatttgaaatgaaagatctcggaaaaaccaagtattgccttggtttacaaattgagcatatgcctaatggtttacttgtacatcaaacaacatatactgaaaagattttgaaacgtttcaatatggacaaggcaaaaccattaagtactcctatggttgttagatcactcaatgttgaagctgatccatttcgtccatgtgaagatcaagaagacattcttggaccagaagtaccatatcttagtgcaattggagctcttatgtatcttacaaattgtacaagacctgacatttcttttgcagttaatttgttggcaaggttcagctctgctcctaccaaaagacactggaatgggatcaaacacatatttcgataccttcgaggaactactgatttaggattattttattctaacgaatcaaaacaagatttggttggttatgcagatgcaggttatttatctgatccacataaagctaaatctcaaactggatatgtattcctaaatggaggtactgcaatatcatggcgttctcaaaaacaaacacttgttgctacatcgtcaaatcatgccgaagtgattgcattacatgaagctactcgagaatgtttttggttgagatcaatgacacaactcattactgattcttgtggactagaacgcgataaaagtccaacaactatctatgaagataatgcagcttgcatagcacagatgaaagaagggtatatcaaaagtgaccgaacaaaacacataccacctagattcttctcatacactcaaaatctcattaaggacaaccagattgaaatgagatatgtgcaatctagcaaaaactctgctgatcttttcacgaaagcacttccaactgctattttcagaacacacgttcataacattggcatgagacatgttcaaaagatgtaacagctgaagcgatgtctacttgagggggagtcaactccatgctgcactctttttcccttagctaaagttttttcccactgggttttctttagcaaggtttttaacgaggcagtaatttatagttgatcttcaacaaaataaaattgctatccaagggggagtgttataataataataataatatagatatggatagtcaattttggtgtatacatatagtcaattttggtacacaaagtatgtatttttatattgagattttaggctataaatactcatgaatgcaagcattaaacttgcaccatttctcacacttacaaagtgtttctttctttctctccattatcatctttgttcttacacttcattattagtattctaaatcaagaatcaaatcactaaaggtagttataagcctactgaattataacatcaaga of the Rutidosis leptorrhynchoides isolate AG116_Rl617_1_P2 chromosome 5, CSIRO_AGI_Rlap_v1, whole genome shotgun sequence genome contains:
- the LOC139847058 gene encoding pyruvate dehydrogenase E1 component subunit alpha, mitochondrial-like yields the protein MSLVRRSSDLLKPFTTAASTTSFLNSRRHFSTDDTTTITVETSVPFTGHNCEPPSRSVDTTPTELMKFFTDMALMRRMEIAADSLYKSKLIRGFCHLYDGQEAVCIGMEAAITKKDCIITAYRDHCIYLGRGGNLLQSFAELMGRQDGCSNGKGGSMHFYKKDACFFGGHGIVGAQVPLGCGLAFAQKYRKEDHVTFAMYGDGAANQGQLFEALNMAALWDLPAILVCENNHYGMGTAEWRAAKSPAYYKRGDYVPGLKVDGMDAFAVKQACKFAKEHALKNGPIILEMDTYRYHGHSMSDPGSTYRTRDEISGVRQERDPIERIRKLVLAHDLATEQQLKDIEKLARKEVDEAIAKAKESPMPAESELFTNVYRKGFGVESFGADRKELRATLP